DNA from Armatimonadota bacterium:
TCTGACCGACGGTGGCGTCGAGCACCAGCAGCGCCTCGTCGGCAGGACGGCCGAGCGCGCGCTCGCTCACCCGCGCCACCTTGCGCAGCTCCTCCATCAGGTTGCGCTGCGTGTGCAGGCGGCCGGCGGTGTCGGCGATAACGACCTCGACCCCGCGCGCGCGCGCGGAGGCGACCGCGTCAAACACCACCGCCGCCGGGTCGCCGCCGGGCTGCTGGGCGATGGCCTCGACGCCGATGCGGCTCGCCCACACCTGGAGCTGCTCCGCCGCCGCCGCGCGAAAGGTGTCGGCGCACGCCAGCAGCACGCGCTTGCCCTGGCCGCGAAAGCGATGGGCAAGCTTGGCGATGGTCGTGGTCTTGCCGGTGCCGTTGACCCCCACCATCAGGTAGAGGAGCGGCTGGCGCTCGTCGGTCATCAGCGGGCGCTGGTGGCGGGACAGAACCTCCGTCAGAATGTCCTTGAGGGCGTCACGGGCGTGGGCGGCCTGTGCGATGTGCTGGGCGAGGATGCGCTGACGCAGTTGCCCTACCACCTCCTGGGCGGTGCGGACGCTGACGTCGCTCGCCACCAACAGCTCTTCGAGTTCTTCCAGCAGCTCTTCATCCACCACGTCGCGCAGGAAGAGCTGGCCGATGCGGCTGAACAGTCCCTTGAGCATGGATCCTCCGGAAACCAATGATCTCGCGTCGAAGCTAACGCATCGAGCGGGCGGTTTTCAGCATCGCCTCGCGGCCGAGGGCGCGCGATTGCAGGGACACCGCGGTTTCGCCGCGGGCCCACGAGAGGACCGCTTGCGCGCCCGCGCTGGTCAGCGTCCCAGTCGCGGCGCCGATTGCGACTCGCGCTCCCAACCCGGGGGCCGGAGCCGGCCCGGCGGTGCTGCGCGCTCCCGCCTGGGTGATTATCAGCAGCGGCTTGCCGGCCCCCGCGTACAGCAGCCGCGCCTCCACGGGCTTGCCGTTACGCGTCAGCGCGCTGAGCGTTAGCAGCCCGTAGCCGGGCGGCAGCCACTGCGGCGCCAGCAGGACGAACGGCATGACTGCGCGCGCCTGGGCCAGTGTCATATCCTCCACATCGTAGAGCGGCAGGCGCACTCGCTTGAGCGTCACCTGCAGGGGAGTCGTGCTCCCGGCGCGCGCCACCGTTAGCTTCACCGATGTGCCCGGCGCCCCGCGCAGCAGCTCCATCATCGCCGGCAGGTGGAGCAGCGATACGTCGCGGCCGTCTGCGGCGACGATGGTGTCACCCGGCCGCAGTCCCGCGCGCGCCGCCGGCATGCCGGGCTCGACCGACAAGATGGTTGTCGGCATGCCGGGCGTGAGGGCGAGGCCTACTCCACCGCCGGGGAGGTCGGCGGCGACGGAGCGTCCCCACCCCCGCCGGCGCGCCGCCGAGGGAGCACCCATGCGCGCGCCGGGGGCCGCCTGCACCGCCGACCCCGCGAGCTTGAGGAGCTCCTCCACGCGCAGCTCGGCTGTCAGCCCGAGCTGCGTATCGCCTTGGATCCACTCGACCGTGACCCGTCGCGGCCCGGGGCCCTGCGCTGCCCATCCCGCACGGTCGCCGAACCTGAGGGGAAACGAGGGTTGGGTGAGCGGCTGACCAAGATTTGGCATCTGCCACAGGGTGATGCCGTTGGCATAGGTGACGTAGACGCGGTCGGGCACATAGACCCCCTCGATCTGCTGTGCGGGCGCAAACAGGATACGCGGGGTTCCGGCGTCCGCCGGCGGAGCCGTGGGAAGGCAGATGACGAAAGAGGCGCGTTCCTGCGCCTCGGTCAACGACATGACTCCCGCTCCCGGCGCCGAGACGACGGCGGGAACGCGCGATTCGCGAGCGGCAATCGCCGGCGCCAGCGCGCACGCGCCCAGCGCTACGCCCAGGCCCCTGGCGATCAGCGATGCCCGGGTCATGGATGGGACCGTTTCGCGCGACCCGGAGTAGCAGGAGGTTGGGGCACCGGCCATATCGTCAGCGTCCCCTCTCCGCCGCGCAGCGCGTAACCCATCCGCTCCAGCGCCTTCGCTATCGTCTTCTGTGCGGGGCGCGCGCCGAGGCCGGCCCGGCGGCCGGTCGGGAAGCCCTCCGGCGCCAGGACGTACACGCCTTGGCCCGATGCCAGACCTTGCAAAACCTCGTCCCACGTGGCCGAAGCGGTCGGTTTCCCTTTGCTCACTCTGGTCATCGGCCCGGGGGGGCCGGAGGGCCCGGCAGCACCGGCAGGCGCCGCTTCCGTCCGCTCCGCGGAGACGGGCGCGAACACGTAGTAAGCCTGCGGCTGCACCTGGGCGCCGCGTATGACTAGCTGCTGCGTTGCCATGTCGGGGCCCGGCGCCGCCACCTGCACGTCCACGTTGTTGACTCTGCTCTTGTCGAGTCGGCCCTGCCACAGCACGACCTCGGGCGATCGCGCATCGGCACTGCGCAGCGACACCTGGGCGTCCTCCACGTCGTCGTTGGGCTTCAACTGCAGCGTCAGGTTCCGGTTGGACAACTGCGTGTGACTGGCCTGGGCCGTCACCGCAATCGAGGTAGCGGCCCGCTCGCCGAACCGCAACGCATCGTCGAGATCGGCGGCAGGCGCACGCTTGCCCTCGCCCGGGGTAGCGACGGCTGCGCGCGCGGCGCGCAGCGACGGGGTCGCCGGCTCCGCCGCGACCGATGGTGCCGCGGAGGAGGGAACGTGCTCCTCCTGCTCTGCGGCCGTCCTGCCTTTGGTGACCGCGCTCTCGGCGCCAGCCCCGGACGCGCGCGGGGACTCCGTCCCCATGGGCGGCGGCCCTGTAAGAGTCAAGGGCGACACGGCCGGCGCTTCAGCCTTCGTTGGCGCGTACCCCGCGGACGGGCGCGATGGTTCGCGCCCATTGGCGCCGCGCGGTTGGGCCGCGGTCGCCGCCGGCACGCCGGGGTGGACCGGTGGCGCCGGGCGCTCTGCGGACGGCGCGGCCGCACCAGTCATGGGAGCGGGAGTCCGCAGGGGTGGTTGACGCAGGGCGTCACCCGAGTCGTCGCGCAGCCGGGCGGGCGCCTGTGCGGCGGTTCGGCTGCGGAATGACGGTTCTTCACGTGTCGTCAGGTGCATGACACCGAAGGCAGCGACCGCCAGCAGGGCCGCGGCGGCTACCGGCACTGCCCAGCGCACCATCACCGCACGCGGCCCGTCGCCGCGCGCCTGCAGGCGCGCCCGCACCGCGCCCACCAGGGCCGGCGGCGCAGGCTCCGCTTGCAGTTCGCGCAGGGACCGCAGGACCGCCTCCAACGCGGCGAACTCCTCCCGGCAGCGGACGCAGGCCCCCAGGTGCGCCTCCAGCTCGCGCCGCTCGCCCGCTCCCAGGTCGCCGTCGCGGTAGCGGGAGAACCGGTCTATGACATCACGGCATCGCATGGCATACCCTACTGTTTGACCTCAGTCTCCGCGCAGAAGTTCCAGGTGCGGCTGGAGGGCCTCCTTGAGCGCCAGGCGAGCCCGGTTCAGCCGTGACTTCACGGTGCCGACGTTGGCGCCGGTAATCGTCGCAATCTCCTCGTAGGAGCACCCTTGCAGCTCGTACAGCACGAGGGGCAGCCGATGGTGCACGGGCAGCGACGCGATCGCCCGGTGC
Protein-coding regions in this window:
- the ftsY gene encoding signal recognition particle-docking protein FtsY, whose translation is MLKGLFSRIGQLFLRDVVDEELLEELEELLVASDVSVRTAQEVVGQLRQRILAQHIAQAAHARDALKDILTEVLSRHQRPLMTDERQPLLYLMVGVNGTGKTTTIAKLAHRFRGQGKRVLLACADTFRAAAAEQLQVWASRIGVEAIAQQPGGDPAAVVFDAVASARARGVEVVIADTAGRLHTQRNLMEELRKVARVSERALGRPADEALLVLDATVGQNALAQAQQFAQAVAVTGIVLTKLDGTARGGAVVTIAHETGLPIKLIGTGEQADDLRDFDPRAFVEELFAPG
- a CDS encoding PDZ domain-containing protein, which codes for MTRASLIARGLGVALGACALAPAIAARESRVPAVVSAPGAGVMSLTEAQERASFVICLPTAPPADAGTPRILFAPAQQIEGVYVPDRVYVTYANGITLWQMPNLGQPLTQPSFPLRFGDRAGWAAQGPGPRRVTVEWIQGDTQLGLTAELRVEELLKLAGSAVQAAPGARMGAPSAARRRGWGRSVAADLPGGGVGLALTPGMPTTILSVEPGMPAARAGLRPGDTIVAADGRDVSLLHLPAMMELLRGAPGTSVKLTVARAGSTTPLQVTLKRVRLPLYDVEDMTLAQARAVMPFVLLAPQWLPPGYGLLTLSALTRNGKPVEARLLYAGAGKPLLIITQAGARSTAGPAPAPGLGARVAIGAATGTLTSAGAQAVLSWARGETAVSLQSRALGREAMLKTARSMR
- a CDS encoding zf-HC2 domain-containing protein — protein: MRCRDVIDRFSRYRDGDLGAGERRELEAHLGACVRCREEFAALEAVLRSLRELQAEPAPPALVGAVRARLQARGDGPRAVMVRWAVPVAAAALLAVAAFGVMHLTTREEPSFRSRTAAQAPARLRDDSGDALRQPPLRTPAPMTGAAAPSAERPAPPVHPGVPAATAAQPRGANGREPSRPSAGYAPTKAEAPAVSPLTLTGPPPMGTESPRASGAGAESAVTKGRTAAEQEEHVPSSAAPSVAAEPATPSLRAARAAVATPGEGKRAPAADLDDALRFGERAATSIAVTAQASHTQLSNRNLTLQLKPNDDVEDAQVSLRSADARSPEVVLWQGRLDKSRVNNVDVQVAAPGPDMATQQLVIRGAQVQPQAYYVFAPVSAERTEAAPAGAAGPSGPPGPMTRVSKGKPTASATWDEVLQGLASGQGVYVLAPEGFPTGRRAGLGARPAQKTIAKALERMGYALRGGEGTLTIWPVPQPPATPGRAKRSHP